Within the Emys orbicularis isolate rEmyOrb1 chromosome 5, rEmyOrb1.hap1, whole genome shotgun sequence genome, the region gtccAGCACAAAGGCACTTCAGGCTTGTAGGTTGGTTGTGAGCGTCCCTGGCTggcagctacagcagcaaagtgtTGTAAAGCACCCAtgttgcagggcaagtggtgacacagaCTTttgctggtctggattgcaccctgaacCTCGTAAGAAGGTCCTATGTGCCTTagccaaaagtcctttctttgcctTAACCACAGTACCATCCTTATCACACCATAGAAACTGTCAGGACGCAGTTATGATTTTACAGCCAAACTCTTTTCTTTGCTACACTGgtatataaatctggagtaactattAAAGACAAGAGGGTTATTCTGGATTTGCATCAGCATAACATAAAGAAGAATTTAGCCCATTGTATGCTAATTGATATGGTATGGCCTTGATGTCTGATCATTTAACTTAGCAATGAAATATAATGTAAGATTTTCCCTGACTCCAAATTGTACAGGTTCATCTCAGTTGCACTAGGTCAGTGCCATATCTTCTTATAATGCCAGCAGGACAACTGTGAATCTGTTGATAAAGTATTCCCTAAAAGAGGGCCCTTCAATTAGTCGGAGGTTAGTCTAGAGacgtttttctatttttaatcaaTCATTTCCTCTTGCCAGTGTGTTTTGTGTGCATTTTGGCCTGGGGAGAGACAGGAATAAGTCAGTCTCCAAACACAGCGaggcacatcctcagctggtaaaAACTGATGTAGCTCCTTTGTCTCTAGtgcagctctgctgatttacaccagctgagcatttgATCCTGTTAGTGGAAAACTAGCAAGTGACATGGTATTGGGCAGATAATTTAAAAGTCATTTCTTCTTCCTTACAACATGTTGGTCATTTTGGTTGctttaaaattcattttgacTTTAATATAAACAATGGATAGACACACTGCAAATATATAGTATACAACAAAACTCATTGGATCATTCCACCTGACACACAATATTCCTCAGCACCAGGATTAAAAATCTACAAACCCCAGGAGCGTATATAATGTCCAAAAGCATGTCTTTAACAAAGAGCACATTTTAGTAGTTAGCAGTAATGCCACTCATTAAAGATGGGTCCTCCCCCTCCCGTTTTTTTACAGGCATCGTGTTACATTTTGCTGCACCTTCCTGAGAACGTTGAAAACAATTGCCATGCAGAGTATTAGCATTAACAATATCAATCATGGTCTTGCTGTTCATTGATTGTAATAGTAATCATGGCCATATACATCATACCCATGCCCCTTGTAGTAGCCATATTCATCCTCATATGTTCTGTAGCTGTCCCCTCGGGGATACCCGTTCTCCCTGCCGTCGTTATAATCTGTTTGGCTTTCGTAGCCATTTTCATAGCCCGTGGAGGTGGTTTCTCCATTTTCATAACCCCACAGATCCCCAGCGGTGGTGGTGTCATAAACGCCCTGATCCTCAGTAGGCGTGGTGTCATCTAGCCCCGGATCTGTCGGGGTGGTGATGACAATGGTTGTGGCTTCACTtccattctcttcctcctcctcttcagcctCTCCCTTGCCACCATTCCCATTCTCTGTGTCCGTACCATTGGTGCTCGTGCCATTGCCGCCATTGCCGTTCTCATCCACTTTTtcagtttcctcctcctcttcttcattttcctcctcctcgtTTTCATCGCTGTCTTCTTCGCCTTCAGAGCCTTCAGAGCCTTCGCTCTTCCCGCCTTTTCCGGGAGCTTTGCCTCCCCCCACTTTTTTAGGGCTTTCGCCCGTTTCAGCATTCTCAGGACCTTGGCTGTCTTGCTCCTGTGTCACATACAGCAAAAGAGTTCAAATTTACAAAGGGATAAATAGACAAGGGAAAGACACAGTCATTCGAAAACTTTTAACATGGGGCCAGACCCTTCAGGCGACGTGTGTCTTGCCCTAATGGACCACACATGGGTAGGAGGGAGGAAGGATTCCCTCCTGGCTTCTTGCCTGGCCCATGTAAGGGGTGGTCACAGTTGCAACTCAgtcacttgggggtgggggtggtgcaaGGACTGCATTCCAAAAGCTTCCCCCACTCTAGGGGGAAATGGCTGGGAAGTAAGCAGAGGTATGGCTCTCTACTCACACCCACCCACAGTGGCTTGTAAGCTGGCTGGCCCACTGGGCAGCAATATGATAGAGCTTTCAAAATGGGAAAGACAAAATTACTCCCAGTGCAATTAGGAACATGCAAAAGGCATTGTGCCCATCTGAAAGGCACATGTGGACTCCACTgacttacactagctgaggagctGGTAATACATGGTTGCAGACAGAGACTCCTTTCAGGATGTTTACCTCCCAGCAGATATAGCTAGGCATATCATCCACTGGCTCCTAAGCCCACACCAAAAAGCTGAATGTGCTCCAGACTAAGAAGCATTGAATACAGACTATATTTTATAGCACTGGTATTTCCCCCTGCTTTTTGGGAACAGAAAGACATTAAGGCACCGTAAAGCCTGCCTTCAAATTGTAAGCTGTCAGCATATATGTGTTTTGTATGGTGCCTACCATAGTGAGGGCCCTTACCTGGTCTAAGCCTATAGGAGCTCTTGGAAACTACTACTAATGGTTATGACACAAATTGGGGTTTAACAATGGGAACCGTCTAATAAAGAAGGAGCTGAACTGTATTTAGTGGGCCTGTTCTCCAGCGTAAATCAGGAGTCCATTGAGTTACACCGGTGTAAAACGGGTGAGCAGAGAATCAAGCTCAATGTATTTTGGGATTCCTTGGGCCAGTCtattggggctggggtgggggggacagccTTTTGTACTGGCTTCATTGTATTTATAAGCTTACTGGAGGGTTGCAAATATTACCTTCGTAGGGATTTTGGTTTCTCCTGTACCAAGGTCTTTCTTGCCTACAGCAGTGGGAGCCTCTGTAGTAGATTCTTCACCTTCATTCTCTCCATTGTTTCCTTCGTTTGACTGCTCCTGCTGAGATATTACATGACACTGGTCACAGAGGCTGTTTTAGTTTCGACAGAGATATAAAAATAATCTCATCACGTGAGCAGTAAACATTTCAATAGAGGGAATTGTTTTTCCCTTCTGCCCTTGCTCTGTCTGCCTTAAATACTGAAGGAAAGCACTCTTTCTTAGGAGCTTGCGATGCCAATCCTTGCAGGGAAAACAGAGAATCCCGAATTTGTGTCTTGGCTGTGGAGTTCAAGAACAAATAATTTTAGAGCTctgttttcaaaagcagcctcaAACTTGAGTGTGCACAGTCATCTGCAAATCTAAACAAACAGCTTGCATGAAAATCCCATTATCTGCAGGAGGAAATGATTGTGTGAACAAAATTACAAGCACAAATTTAGTAATGAGGTGTAGAGGATGCTTTAATAATTTCACCTTAACGGGCACATTTTTTCTAGAAGACGCCTGAGTTGGTGTGTTCAGCTACCAGGATTATTTATCTACATTAGTATTATGCACATATAATGCACAAGTGGCCATTTAGTAGTCACAGCTGCATGTGAAATTTTGTATCTCTATGCATattgctggaactaggggtgctgggggtgctgtcacaccctctggcttgaagtggtttccatcatatacggggtttacagtttggttcaatggctctcagcacccccaccataAAAATGGATCCAGCACCCCTGTCTCTGTGGTAAAATGTAAGCCCTATGGCTAAACTGTTAAATCTGCATGTATGCAGTTAGTTGCAAGTGCTAAAAAGCACATGCACTTGCAACCCAATGTACAAGCAGTTACAGCTGTAGTGCATGTAGTAATTGTAATTACATAATGACCAGTTCAAGTAAGACTCTGGGTTTGTGTGAATTTAAATATGCTACTTGAACAATGGACAATTGGGACCACTTCTGGTTTTGTGTTTCTAGAGCTGAGGTTTTTCCAACTTTTTTCACAGTGTAGACCATATCTTAATATAGCGATCCTCTAACTGACCACCAAAATCCCATTCACGATCACACAACATCCCAAAGAACTGTTAACTCTGCTCAGAAAATGGGGACTACTTTGGGTTTTGTATTTTCCCAGGAATTTTTGTTTTGAGACTTCAATGAAAACCAAAACTAGTCCCATCCTTCCTTTGTAATTACACGTCAGTGACTGAAgctgaatgtttttgtttttgtttcttgtttaacAAAGTATATCATTTCAAAGAACCAAATCAAGCTTTGAAGTAGGGATGGGTGAACTTGTTTTGCCTAACTTCAAATGCACTCAAACATAGTGGGGTTGAAAGTTTTGATTTGAACTCAGACATTAATGAGTTTGCTTTCTGCTTTGGAGCATCTCTGGAAAAGTGAGCAGATGAAAAAAACACCATTGAAGAAATAAAGTGCAAAGTGGATCAGATTgttgggaagattgaaaaaatataGAGACACAATGACAAAGAAGCAGAGGGGGAAGAGTGAAAAATTGTAATGAACAAATAAAAATGATATAGGGGGCCCGCTTCTGCCAGACTGACTTTTGAGGTTTGTTTTCTATCTCTAACACATTACAATAAAACAGCTGTGTATCGATCTATTCTGGCTACCAAGAGGGctgtggaggaaaaaaaatattaaaggtctGGTGATGGATCCTATCCTTGGGGTGGAAGTGAAGTCCCTGGCTTCCGGGGGAAGTGGACTGAAGAGCTGAGTGTCTAGTTTTAGTGCTCAGTTGAATGGGAGGGACATTTGACTTCTGAGGCTACTGATAGCTAGCTTCACCTGTTCTCAAGGCTGAGATTGGGGAAGAGAGAAACCTATTTCTTAAATCATAGATAGATACATGGTGCTTGTGCTGGTTCttttagttagggtgaccagacagcaagtatgaaaaatcaggacgggggtgggggttaacAGGAACCTATATaacacaaagccccaaatatcaggactgtccctataaaattgggacatctggtcaccctacttttagTAATTCCTCTTGTTCCTCTGGCAAGCCTGGCTcaatttttctttcttatttttgcACACAGCCAATTATAGTGTTAGAATCTGTAAGAATTTCAGAGATTTCCCCCTATCTTCTGCAGACTGCCTTGTTTATATGACCAGTAGTACAATACTAAAGAGAGGACCAGTCTAATGTGATCACCTTCAACACACACTGCTCAGTATCTAAAGAGGAATCAAGGAAGGTGAACCTCAAATCTTGGGTTAATTTAGTGCCAGTTAAAACTTAAGTTATTTTCCACTCTGTTGAAAGAGCCACCAAATTGCATGGTGTGGTTGTCTGTGTGGATAGGAATCAGAGGTTGTCATGGGCCcaataaaataattattgtagTTATGCTATTTATATAGCCATTGCTGAGGTTCTGCCTTTTCATTATAAATTATCTTTCTCTCCACTGCCTTTAAGGCTAAAGCATGCCACAGAATTGTCTTAGCTGgaaaccactttttaaaaaacaatagagAATAAAGTCAATGTTTCTTCAAGCCACTTTGGTTCACTTCAGAAATGACTATCTGAAACCTCAAGTCATGTAAACAAAATTCATAAGAAGATTTAAGAATTACAAGTAAAAGCACTTTAAAGGAGAAGTTAGAgggttattttttgttgttgttgtttttttaaaccggCCAGGACCTGGTTTTATGCTTTCAGGGCTCTGGGTTTCTCCTGCCAGAGTTTTTTATATCACCAACACCTAAACAGTTTCAGCATGCAGATTCTGCCTCTGCTCCAGGTTGTCTGCATGTCATCAACACTTCCCAAAGGAAAGGCAGAAACCTGACTCTAGTCTTGGCAGGTAGATAATAGAGGAATTGTTTTTATATGACAGTATTATTCCTACAGATGAATACAGACACAATATACATGGTAATGCCCTGCCTTTTAAAATGTGGCCTCTATTTTTGTGGATATCATTTTTATCCTTGTGAATAACTGTAAACTCAAAGTTAGAGATTAAATGCTCACCTACCTGATGGCAACTGCAATGCACCCATATTAATATTGTGCCCACCGGAACAGAGACCATGTTGAAGCCCTTTCCAGATAAGACCCATCTCTAAATATAGGCTTACATTTTCAATACAGACTAATGGTTCTGGGTGTCTCAGTTTGTGGGTGTTCAACTTGAGAGACTTTCAAGGGGTGAGTGCTCAGcatgttctgaaaatcaggcccctttaaagccTCTCATGTTAGGCACCCAAAAAATCACTcctcactttggaaaatcttagCTGTGCTAGTCTCTAAATGTTTAAGCTATTTGCACTCCTCCACAAGGGGCATGTTTGGGGaggtattttgaaatatattttcctcttttctctcAAACGGATAGGGCAATTTATTCGCCATCACAGTTCCAGTTTCGTCTTCTCTGCCAACAAAGATACCAATTGGGAAATAAATTTCAAATGAGTTACTCTGTTTAGAATCCTGGTTTGCTGACTATGAGCATGAAAGGTCAAATTAATGGAAACAGAGCAAAGAAGGTACACCTTGCTCCGCATGAAAGCCCCACAGGACTGAGGAATGGACTCAGACTCAACAAGTCAGGATATCTGGTTAGCTGGGCCACAGCTACTAATACATGCTATGGAGGTGAGTGGGGGGTAAGGTCCACTGTTTGTTCTCCTGCTTGTGGGGTTTCAATCCTGTAGATTTATGCTTTGTATGGAAACACTGGTGCCCTGTCTTGCTTACGCTTCCCCCATTTCTCCTGTGCTGAGCTGCAGAGATCTCCACAGCACATAGGTTGCAGAATCTCTATGCACAAGGCTCTCAGATAATTATTGCCTCCCGTGAACCTGACATATAGATTTTTCAGCTGCCTTTGGGTATTATGCATCCATGTAGCATGCCCCAGGATTTAACCCTAAGTATTTGCAAATAAAATTGCATGATTATTTTCAGTATGTAGATTTAGGAGTGTAATATATTCCTTTCCCTGGATACCTGTATAATTAACACCAATGGTTGTTGTATAAGTGTGTGGAAAGCCAGGTAAGCACAATATATATAATGGCATCTTTGTAACCCATAACAGTCATTCAGGCCAAAAATTCGGTGTTATAAATACAGTAGTCTCTAAGCACACATTGACCCAAGAGACCATAATGGTAGCAAAGAAGCTATTACTGCCTATCGAGGTCAAAATATGCATTTCCAAAAATAGTATTACACCAAAATACATATTTACGCAAGAGATTATATCAGTTTTGAAGGAGCCAACACAATCTAGAAGGTAAATAGTAATAGGAGAGGATGCTTAACTCCTAGTACTGCAAATACACCCCATGGTTATGTGATGGAAGTACTCTCTGTAGTCAGTGTTCCCTTTTCTGGGTTGATGGGCTTGTTTTATGAGTTAACCCTGGGGCCACTCTTGTTTCTGGGTCATTTTATTCCCTTAAGGATTAGGTTGCAGAATTCTGTGGTGTGCCAACAAGGAGAACAACTTCTGTGTCGGTAAAATAAGGACTGGTGAATCACCAAACCCAAGAACAGTGCAGAAGATTGCATGAGTTATACATAATGtcccacacaaacacatacaaccAAAAGAACTGGACatacagccagatcctcagttagtgTGAATCAACAATGTTACATTACTGTCAATGGAGCTTTGCAGAtttccatcagctgaggatctggcccacagactCTCTAAGGAAAGAAGAGTTTAGTTCCATAATTCCCAACGTCTTTGCTTTGCAATTATCCTGATCTAAATGTAGTAAACCTAGTTCTATGGTCTAATCGTTAAGCAGGACTTTCCAGTGctagtgcctcagtttacccatctgtaaaaaagCTAGTAACAATACTTACCTGTCTCACAATGTTGTTTATAAAGTGCTCTTTTAAAGAGGTTCTTAGATGAAGGGCACTATCGAAGTGCTGAACATTATTAGTATTTCATCTTCTTAGGCCTGAAGCAGGTCTGTTTCTGTAATTTTATCAAGCCCTGCCCATTTCTAAACCTTTGGAACCAGAAAGCCTGGACTGTGTCTCAAAGATTAgtcccccctttaaaaaaaaaaagatgactcAGGGCTTAAAAAACATAGCAGCAGTCCAGAATGGAAACCTGTGGGTAGTTAGCAATCCTGACCATTATCATTCGCAGAGTCCAGACTATAAAAACATCcccattttttgtttgctttttttgtgctACTTGGTTTGTTTTGACAATGGCCACGCAAGTTACGtaccccttcttcttcctcctcctccgagCTGTCTTCTTCTTCTGAGTCACTGCTCTAAACAGAGGGAAAATTGTGAGTATTTCCTTTCCTGTGCTTGCAGAaaattggggggtggggcgggggaaagagtgtgtgtgtgtgtgtgtgtgtgtgtttctgaggATTGCATATAAAGCACTGAAAAGATTCTACAAAATTGATCTACAAGGTTAGCCAGACAGTTAAAGGATTCTGGTGACCTTATGATGGTGAACATGAAACTTGAGATGCAGAGAGTGGTGGAGAGTCAGGTGGAGAAGGGTTTGTAATGTCAATGGAACcttgggaggtgtgtgtgtatacCACAGTTATACTGATGTTTCCACCAGCTTCTCAGGGGAGCATGTTGTACCAAAAATGGCTGATGTGGACaatgcctttcatcccaaagcaccGATTATATGCATGCACCCTACTGAATGAGAGTGACCTTCAGGGGGGAGCACAGCCGCCAGCCAGCACACCACTGCTGCACAATGATTCTGTGCAGTGATAAGCCCCGAGCCTTTCAAAAGGCATCAATAGGTCCTTCAAAGTCCACACGCAgtagacagatttttaaagtctTGTCTGAAAATTTTGTGGGACTCAGATTCTGTACATTGAGGATGGAGGGCAGGATCAAACTGGCCTAGAGCTGATTGAATCTGTCCTCCTGGGAGACTAAACATTTCAAAAGTGGTGTGTAGCCTACTAAGCCATCCCACTCGCTGGACTGAAAAGCttcattgctgctctgtgtgctTCACCTCTCATTTTCATTGTAAATCTGCTTCTGTCTACAGAAAATCTTCTGCCAAATATCTTGCCTCTCCAACAACTTATCCTCTGTTATATACCATCAGACTCTCCCAGTAACCACAGAGCTTCATGGAAAAGAATAGAGGCCTTGGACAATAAGCTATAGGGGGACAGAATCTTCCCTTTCCCCTGCCACCATTCAGTGCTACGCTGTGCTTTTCCACCCTGGTTCACCCAATTACTTACACAGCACTTAACACTTTCAAAGCGCTGCTCAGCCATTACATTGATTTATGACATTTGTTACTAGGCAGGCAGAAAGGGtaccagaatctggccttaacTAATTTAGACTCTCAGCCCTCCATATCAATTTCTGGATAGAACGGATGTGCTTTGAAATAGATGTGGTTTCACATCATTCAGTTTTTCACCCCGGGTGTAAGTAATGTTTTGACTGGATATCTTAAGAATTCTTATAAAGGCAGCAAACATTTCTACTAATATTATCTGGGAACCAAAGCATTAGCTTTCCACAAGGGGCTTTACTGTGACTATTATTTctggaggtggggagaggaaaggtGTAGGGAAATCCAGGAAGCCCACAAGCATTTTTGGCCTTGGAGCTTGTATCTTCTGTCCATTGACATTTGTGTTCAGCATAATTAGGGACGAGATAAGGATGGGTTCACAGGATTGTCCTCTGACATTGTGAGTAAGAGCTAGAGATGGGCCcacacaaaaatatatttgtacCAGAGGGACACGCCAAACCACTGTGCTGCTGGGGCATCATTTCCAGAAGCAAGACCATTTTTAGCTTCAGAGGAAATCTACGAATGTGCCTCTGCATTGAACTGCATGCCAGTCAAAAGAGACAGATTTTGAGTCcatgaaaaataatttcaaactgctggtgtttttttttaaaaaagcttataGTAAATTCTGCTATTTTTCctattttcttctatttttttcagTTATAAGCAAAATTACTTCTTCCAGTAGAGTCTCCTTTCTGTGTGAGGCATTATGCAATTACACATCCTGCTTTCCTGTAACCCTGAGCCATGCCAGTCTGTGCCATTTCCAGAGGCCATACTGAGGTAAATGATGTCATATTCTCGGCAGTACCGCCAGGCAGGATGCAATCCATACGGCGATACTGGCCACAGTTCTGGACAGGTCTGGGAATTAAGTGGCCTTTgtttactgttttaaaatgagTGTAATTATTTTATCTTCTATAACAGTGAGTCTCTTTTAAATAACATGTTTTGTGTCAGTGCCCTTGTGAGTCACACCAAATGTCTTTGGAACATGAACCTCGTGGGCGAGATGTTCAAAAGATCCCAACTTATTGGGGTGCTGAGCTCGTCTTTGTAAATCTGGTCAAAAGTGTTACAATGGGGGCAGCTGGGTGCCAGGCCCGCTTCATGACTGCCCTCCAGCTCCTTTCCACTGGCTCTGACAGCATAAAAGGCAGTAAAGATACTGTGGAGAATTCCTGGGGAATTCACTGGCTCTCCTCTGTTACCCGCAGCAGCCCCCAGTTCTGGGGTCATGTTGGGGGATGTTCCCAGAGAGAAAGAGGTGTGCCTGGGGCATTCCCACATCTGACTATTGCTGAATGTCAGCCAACCCCATAGTCAACTGTGCATAAGCAGGGCCAGCCcgaggggtgggggctctggatgGCAACTTCCAGGGGCACCACATTGCTCGTCTCTCTTTTTGTTCCTGTTGCTGCAGCTGCTTGGCTGGTTGACCCAgccatttggggggggaggggttgttttgttttttgttttaaactcggCCATTTGGGGGgtgccaaaatatttttttgctcTGGCAGCAAAACATCAAAGGCCGGACCTGGGCATAAATTAGCGTGGCTGAAAAAATGGATATAATGAGCccgattctcctttcacttacccCAGACTTACACTAGTATAAatttgctgacttcagtggagttaatccTAATTTACACCACTACAAatggatcagaatcaggcccagtacaAGTACACCACCCAGAAGGCCAGATCATCAGCAGTTGTGCATTGCTGTAGCTCCATGGAGCTACAATATTTAaactagctgagaatctgccacccacccccactccctatAGGACCCACACTTGTGCCAGTTCCGCTTTTGGAGGTTTCTGTCTGTAAAGCATAGTTGGTATCGTTTTGTTTTGGCTAGAGAAACATTTGGAATGAAAtcttgatcccattgaagtccaggggatttttgccattgagttGCATGAGGTAAGAATTTCACCCACAGGCTTTTGTTTGTAAAAACGGAATCAGTTGTATATATAAATCAATATGAATGGTTCATTTTGCTCCATTTTAAACTATAGAGAGAAAATTTCACACACCTAAAGGAGAATTTAAGAGATTTGCAGGATCTTGAAGCAGACTAGGTTCACCCATCTGAATAAGAATAAATTAGCATCCCTAACTGTCTTTGGAACATCCCaggccaaattcagtcctggtgCAAATGAGTTTAACTCCACTGCTTTCAGGTGATGTAGATGGAATTATTCCTGCTTATGCCAAAACTGAGTTCAAATATATGTGAATTgttctaaatacacctctacccctatataatgctgtcctcgggagccaaaaaatcagcccccccccctcccggagcactgttatatccgaattcgtgttatatcgggtcatgttatatcggggtagaggtgtaactttaAATTATCTGATATTGGCAATCATTTTTGTTCAATAGGTATTTAATTGTGTTAAGTGTATGGATCATAATGCAACTGGCAATGATTAAAACTGTTAAGGAGCCAACTCCTTTTAAAAAGCTGCATTTACCTGAAATCTTCTCTGTGGTGGATAGGCATAGGCATATCTGTAAAAATAATATCGATGTCTGTTCTTGAAAACCTAGCGAAAAAGTAAAAAAACTAAATCAATTTTGGTTTCAGGTATTGGAGCTTAAGAAACAAGTAAGCGTAATTGTAATACACCAAAATAATCCAACAAGGCTAATATCATACCGCGTTTTCTTCCGAGTCATCTGATTTTGCTCTTCTATAGAAGCTTTTTGCCTGTTGGAAAAGGTTATGTTAATGAATGGTTGTCCTACTTAAAAACAGCAGCAAGGCAAAGTCACTGGCAAGTGGTATCAATGATCTAGAAGAGTTAGTCAGTTGTTGAAGTCACTTACTGAGAAAGCACAGGCTATTCCCAAAAGGCAGATAAAGATAAGTGCAGTCCTCATTGTTGTATTTTCTGGAAGTAACAAGAACGGTAATGTTAGTATATTTACTTCACATTTATGAAACATCAGCACAGCAAGGGAGCTCCTGGGCTAGTGACTTATGCAGTATTTTCATCCAGAAATACCCCAGTGACatttagacagacagacacgtgcgcgcgcgtgcacacacacaaatatatctGTATGGAGATAGACAAACATAGGGGAATCGCTTCTCCCATCACTGAAATACAGTACTGCCATTTCTGGGGTTGACTatgtcacttagggtatgtctacactgcagctgggggcgTGCCTCCCAGCCTAGGTAGACAGATTCCCACTAAtactgcttgagctagtgtgccAAAAAGCGCAGCATGGAACTAGTGCACAGGCAATGGAATGGACAAGCATCTGAGCTTGAGTTGGGAGG harbors:
- the IBSP gene encoding integrin-binding sialoprotein, with product MRTALIFICLLGIACAFSAKSFYRRAKSDDSEENAVFKNRHRYYFYRYAYAYPPQRRFQSSDSEEEDSSEEEEEEGQEQSNEGNNGENEGEESTTEAPTAVGKKDLGTGETKIPTKEQDSQGPENAETGESPKKVGGGKAPGKGGKSEGSEGSEGEEDSDENEEEENEEEEEETEKVDENGNGGNGTSTNGTDTENGNGGKGEAEEEEEENGSEATTIVITTPTDPGLDDTTPTEDQGVYDTTTAGDLWGYENGETTSTGYENGYESQTDYNDGRENGYPRGDSYRTYEDEYGYYKGHGYDVYGHDYYYNQ